TTGAGTGCTTCCTTTTCTTTTAGCTGCTTGTCTTCTATACCGATACGTTCTAGCAGAGGACCGAATTTACTCCTCAGACTTTCCATCTGTGCTTTCAATGTTTCATACTGTGATTCGATATTTTTGATCACCGCTTCAGTCGCCTGCATCTCTTCTTGCAGTTCATAACTTTTGATTACCTGCTTGATTTTCATCGTATGAGCAGGTGTATCGTTCGTATAATATACATCGAGCGATTGTTTGTCAGTGATCAGTGCATCGAGGTCATGGCGTTCAATGGTTGTCAAAATATCGTCATCCGCTACTTTAACGATCTCGATATCTTCTTCTTTCAGACGTTCAGTCAGCGCATTCGGAATGTGATGTACCCCGACCTTTATTTGACTTGTATCAGATGACTGGAAGATAAAGAAGAGCAGCGTCATGATAAATAGCGGTGCAAGAAAGAGCAGCATAAGCGTACGTCTATCTCTTAGGAGCTGTAATATGAGCCTTTTACTGATCGCTGTTATTCTCATTGCGTGCCTCCTTAATAAAGATATCTTGAATAGAATTAACCCCGTAATGCTGATATAACGTCTGCTTCGTACCATATGCAAGCATCTCATGGTCAAACAGCAGGAGCAGCTTATCAGCGCGATCTGCTTCTGCCATATTATGTGTTGTAATCAGTAATGTAGTCCCGCTGGATTGTAGCGTGTGGAACGTATGCCAAATTTGCTCGATTAACAAAGGATCCAGACCTGTTGTAGGCTCATCTAATATCAGGATGTCCGGCTGATGCAGCAGACAGATGGCTAAGGACAGTCTGCGCTTCATCCCTCCTGAAAATTTCTCGACACGTTTGTCAAGATGAGCTGTGAGCAGAGTGATGCTGCTGACTTCTTCTATACGCTTTGAAGTCACCTTACCATACATGCTGCCGAAGAACCTCAAGTTTTCTCGCGCGGTTAATGAATCATACAGCGCATCACTTTGAGCCATATAGCCGATGTCTGACAGTGCAGCGATATTCGGCATCAGCTGACCTTTTATGCTGACGTTGCCACTATCACCTGTTGTGATCCCGAGCATGCATTCGATCAAAGTCGTCTTACCGGATCCGCTGGCACCGATAATAGCGACCATCTCACCTTTTTCAACTGCAAAGCTCAGTGGCTTAAACACGGGATGTTCATAAGATTTACTCAGATTTGTTACAACAATTTCATCCATAAGATGCCTCCTTTTTGTCTATTATATACAAATTATTTGAGTAAACCTATCTTCAATGATTCATAATCATATAAAAAAGGTGTATAATTAAGAATTGACTAAAGGAGGCTTATCAGTGAAAACGTCTGAATTACTTTCTAAAATAAAAGCCAAGAAACTATATGGAACATTTCCTGAACATATCAATAAAGTGGTTGTGGATTCAAGAGCAGCAGATAGCGAGAGTGTATTTGTGGCCAGTCACGGGTATACGGTAGACAGCCATAGATTTATTCCG
Above is a window of Macrococcoides canis DNA encoding:
- a CDS encoding ABC transporter ATP-binding protein gives rise to the protein MDEIVVTNLSKSYEHPVFKPLSFAVEKGEMVAIIGASGSGKTTLIECMLGITTGDSGNVSIKGQLMPNIAALSDIGYMAQSDALYDSLTARENLRFFGSMYGKVTSKRIEEVSSITLLTAHLDKRVEKFSGGMKRRLSLAICLLHQPDILILDEPTTGLDPLLIEQIWHTFHTLQSSGTTLLITTHNMAEADRADKLLLLFDHEMLAYGTKQTLYQHYGVNSIQDIFIKEARNENNSDQ